Within the Beduinella massiliensis genome, the region ATATCCATAGCCGGTGAGTCCCTCGTCCGTCTCAATCTCCACCAATACGATTTCCATGTAAGCGCGCGACTTCGTCTGGTTGATCAGCGCGGTTTCGACGGGCGTATGCAGCAGCTTCGTGCGAATGTCCGTAATCTTCATACAGCCTTGTTCCTTCCCAACCAAATTTGTTTCGGACGGCCCGTCAGTCCTTTGTCAAAATGCACGCGTCCGGTGTAAAGTAGCAGACGGCCTTTTCCCCAGCCGCATAGCGCAGCGGCGGCGTGGATTGGATGCGGCAGCTTTCCTTGATGCCATCCACCCGAACAAAGTAGTTGACGATGCTGCCGGTAAAGCTGACGTTTTCAATGCGCGCCTCGAGGCGGTTGTACTGTAAATCCCGATTCCAGGCGTCGAAGACGATGTTTTCGGGCCGGATCAGCAAATTACAGCGTTCGCCCGGCTTTAAATTGCGGTCGCTCCATGCGGCGGCCAGTAGCTGACCGTTCGGCAGGCGCACGCGGCAGCAGCTCTCCTCCACGGAGACGACCTCGGCGTCCAGCTTGTTGATCAGCCCGATAAACCCGGCGACAAAGCTGCTGCGCGGGTGCGCGTAGATCTCCTCCGGCGCGCCCTGCTGCAGAATGCGCCCCTCTCGCATGATGACGATCTCGTCGGAGACTGCCAGCGCCTCATCCTGAGAGTGGGTCACGTACACCGCCGTAATGCCGAGCCGTTGCTGAAGCGTCCGAATTTCAAAGCGCATGTTTTCGCGCAGCTTGGCGTCCAGGTTGCACAGGGGCTCGTCCAGCAAAAGGATGGCCGGCTCGTTCGCCAGCGCCCTCGCCAGCGCGACGCGCTGCTGCTGGCCGCCGGACAGCTGGGTCGGGTATCGATCCTGATAATCAGCGAGCCCGACCAGGCTCAGCGTTTCCCGAACCTTCTTTTCGATGTCGCTCCTCGGCTGCTTCTTGATTTTCAGTCCATAGGCCACGTTGTCAGACACGGTCATGTGCGGCCAAACCGCATAGCTCTGAAACACCATGCCCATGTTGCGCTTTTCCGGCAGCACCACGCGCTTTGAATCGGACAGCACCTCGCCGTCCACGACGATTTCTCCCTCCGTCGGCGTCTCCAGTCCCGCGATCATGCGCAGCGTGGTCGTCTTGCCGCAGCCGCTGGGGCCAAGGAAGGAAAACAGCTTCCCCTGCCCGATGCTCAGGTCGATATGGTCAACCGCCGTCACCGAGCCGTAACGCTTCACCAGGTTTTTGATCTCCAGCTTTTGATCGCTCATCGTTCCATATCCTCTCTGCCGGCGCTTGCGCCGGCACGGCGTACCGGCGCAAGCGCACAGCGGCTTCATCAATCGCGGATTTCCGCAAACTTATCCAGCACTTCGGATTTCTTCTCGGTCACCCAGGACACGTCGCGGGAAATCAGCTTGATTTCAGAAAGCGGGGTACCGTCTGCGAGCGCATAGTCCTTCAGATCGGTTCGCACAGGGATCCAGCCCAGATTTTCCGCCACCATCTTTTGCCCCTCTTCGGAAAGCAGGAAGTCCACAAACAAACCCGCCGCTTCCTGGTTGGGGGTATCCTTGCGAATGGCCGCCACGTTGATCTCGCTGGGCATGCCTTCCTCCGGATAGACGATCGCGATGGGATCGCCCTTCTTCAGCGACGTGCCCGCAGTCGCCATTACCTGGATGCCCACCTTGCGCTCGCCCATGGAGACCAGCTCCCCGATGGTTCCGTGGCTGGCCACGTAGTTCGCGTTCAACTCCTGCATCTTTTCAAAGAAGTTCCAGCCGTAAGTCTCCTGATCCAGATACTGCGTCATCATCCAGATGAGGGTATAGACGGAGGAGGAGCTGGTCGGATCGGCCAGGGTAATCGCATTTTCCCACTTGGGATCCATCAGATCCTTGAAGGACGCAGGCGCTTCCTCCGCGCCTACCAGGTTTGTGTTATAGATGATGACGTAGAATCCGGTGCCGACGGGCGTCATGATGCCGTCCGGATCCCGCAGGCCCTCGGCGATCGCCTCTGCGGACGCACAGGCGAAAGGTTCAAAGCAGCCGTATTTTCCCTGCAGCGTTATCACGGGGCCGTTTCCCTGCACGACCACGTCAAACTGCGGGTTGCCGGATCGGGTTTCCATTTCCATTGTAGCGGCCAGCTCTTCGTTCGCCGCACGGTAGCTCTTGAGCTTGACGTCTGGGTACTTGGCCTGGAACGCGTTCAGGACGGGGGTCATTTGGTCGAGCGTCGCCCCGTAGTAGACGGTGAGCTCCATCGCCTCTGCGCCTGCCGAGACGCAGGCGAGCAGGCTGCCCAGGAGTGCCAGACAGATGAGCGCAGACAGTTTCCGTTTCACGATGATTCCTCCTAACGTTGCTGGATCAGCCTTGCCGGCTGTCCGCTGTTTCCGTCACGACATTTGTCATAACGTATTATTGTAATTACATTATATCAGGCGCCCGCCGATAATTCAACCTATTTTTTCGCCCTTTTCTCCCTTATTTTTGACGAATCTTTGTCTTTCCATTGAACTTTTTCCATTTATCGTATAATATAATAATGTCATATCATTATAGGTTGTTCTGCTTCTAACAAGCCCTGAAAGGAAGGTTACATATGAGAAACAGGCTCTCTTTTGACCCGGAGATTCTGAAGCAGTGGAAGGGGAGGATAGACCGCGAAATTCCCACGCCGCTATACTACCAGCTCAAGCTCCTGATTACGGAGATGATCGACGCCGGGCGGCTCCGGCACGGCGATGCGCTGCCGACGGAGGCCGAACTGAGCGAAGCGCTGGAAATCAGCCGCCCGACGATCCGCCAGTGCATGCAGGAACTGGTCGCAGAGGGATACTTGACCCGCCAAAAGGGAAAGGGGACCTTTGTGTCGCAAAAGAAGATCGAAATCAACTACATTGCCAAACACGAAAGCTTCCACGAGATCATCAGCAAGTACGGCTACACGCCCTTTACGCGCGTGCTGTCCTTCAGGCAGATAGCGCCGGAGCCGTCCATCAACGAAATTTTGCAGCTTCCGCCCGACGAACCGCTGTACTCCCTCGTACGCCTGTGCATGGCCAACGACGCCCCCATGCTTTTTTCGGAATCCTATACACAGGCCTCCCGCTTTCCCGGGCTGCTACAATACGACTTTTCCAAGGTCTCGCTGTACGCCACGATGAAGGAAGTCTATCATTCTCCTGTAGCGGTCGTTCGCCGCGAGGTCAGCGCCGCAAACGCGAATCAGGCTGACGCCGGCATGCTGGAAATCCCCAAGGGACGCGCAATCTGCATGGTTTACAACCTCGCCTTCGACGAGCAGAACCGGCCCATCGAATATTCCATCTCCCGCTACCGCAGCGAGGTCATCAAGTTCACGAACTACATGAAGTGCTGACGCGCGCAAAAAAAGCAGACGCCCGGAAATTCCGCGGCGTCCGCCTGGTCGTCAGCTCTATCCCTTATGTACTTTTCTTCGTGCCGGGGCGTGCACGCGCTGCAAGCGCGCCCGGGCATCGATCGCACTCCCCCAGTTCGATCCTGTACTCCTGCAAGATGCGTCCTTGGGCGTCGAACCGCACGCCTTCCGCCTCCAGCAGCGCGCGCTGAAGGCCCACGCCGCCTTCCTCATACCGCCCGGCGATGCGCCCGTCCTTTTGCACCACGCGCTGCCAGGGGACGCCGTCCGCAGACGAAAGCGCGTGCAGCGCCCAGCCGACCTGACGCGCCATGCGGGGGTTGCCCGCCAGACGCGCCACCTGGCCGTAGCTCATGACGCGGCCCGGCGGGATGGAGCGCACGATCTCGTAGACCTTTTCAAAGAAATTCACGCGGCTGCACGCCTCCCCCACGTCAAAATAAGGCCGCTGCATTGCCCGGCGTCCGCCCACCCCGGCCCTTGCGGACGGCCTATCGCTGATCCTGCGCCCCGCGCTTGCAGCACGTGCCCTCCAGGTTGATTTGATCGCCCATCACGCGCATGCGCTGGTGCGGAACGCCTTCGTCCAGAATCTGTTCCCCGAACGGGACGAACCCATAGCGCGCGTAAAAGGGCACCGCCTGCAGCTGCGCCGAAAGCGCGACGCTCCGCGCTCCGTGCTCCTTGGCCTTAAAGAGCAGCATGCGCATGAGCAGGTCGCCCAGCCCCTGGCCGCGCTTTTCCCTGAGCACCGCGATGCGGCCCAGGTGAAATTCGCCGTCCTGCCACCAGATGCGGCCCGTGCCGCAGGCGTCGCCCACAGGCTCGCCCGATGCGTCCGCCTGGTCGTAGACCAGCGCGTGCCAGCTGATGCGGTCGATCTCGTCGTGCTCCAGCGCGGCGCTGTAGCCCTGCTCGCGCACGAAGACCGCGTCGCGAACGTGGAGCGCCTGTGATATGTCCGAGCCCGGACGCAGCAATTTACCGCGAATCATCCGCGTCATCCTTTCCAAAGGGCGGCAGGAAAACACCGCCGCACGTCGAAATGTCTTGTATACGATTTCAAAATCCGCCTCGAATGGAGGGTCATCCCTTGGAACACGAAAAAATACTGCGCATCAATGAGCTGGCGCGTAAGAAGCGCACCGTTGGCCTGACGCCGGAGGAGCTTTCGGAGCAGCAGGTGCTGCGCGCGCAATACCTGTCGGAATTCCGCCAGAACATGGAGGAAACGCTGAAAGCCGTGCGCGTCGAGCAGCAGGACGGCACCTACGCGCCGCTCAAGAAAAAACAGTAATATCGCACGGTTTCCATTGTACAACATCGTGCGATTTTTGCAAAGGATTTTTCTATCCCCTTGCATTTTATGGGGAGATCGGGTATAATAAAGGCGGAACAAGAGATGGGCTAAAGCAAAGTCTCCGGCCTGTCGCTGACGCCAGAAAAGGAGGCGATTCCAATGAACCAGGATGATCTCCAGCAAGAGGAGCGCGACATCGTCGAATTCTCCGATGAGGATGGCAATAAGCTGCTTCTGGAAGTCATGGATTACTTCTTCTACAATGGTGAAGAGTATGCAGTTCTCTGCGATGCCGACGAGGAAGCATGCGATTGCGAATGTGATGACGACGCGTGTGAATGCGATTGCGAGCATGAGCACACGGTCTATATAATGAAGGTTGTCAGCACAACGAGTGAGGACGGAGAGGAAATGGAAGAGTTCATTCCCCCGGACGAAGCTCTGCTCGATCAACTCATTGAAGTCGTTCAGACGCGTTTCACGGAAGACGACGATGTCGAGGACGAGGATCCGGAAGCCTAATCCAAACGCATTTTCAGATAGATGGGTGTTTATCTTTCAGGATCGATGGTTCCCGCTTGAAGCGATGGGTGACATCTACCGCAGGGTTCGCAACGCGAATCAAGGGTTTAATTTGAGATAGATGACGGTTTGTACATTGCGGATCGACTTTTATCCCCTTTAAATCGATGGAAACTTTTCGTAAGCATGAGGCAGAATCAACCGACCGGTAAACATTGCTCATTGGATCTGGGTTTGGTCTATAGGTATCCCTCTCGAAAATGCGAGGTTTCTCTCCCCGGCTATCCAACAATTACATACTGAAAAGGAGCCAAGGATAGCAATCCTTGGTTCCTTTTTACCGTTAAATAAGGGAGCGCTCCCCTTCCGATCCCTTTACGAAAGGACCTGCTGCATGAACGACCTGCTTCGCCTCAAAATCCAAAAGCTGCCCGACAGCCCCGGCTGCTACATGATGAAATCCCAGGGCCAGATCATCTACGTGGGCAAGGCCAAAAACCTGAAAAACCGCGTGCGCTCCTACTTTCAGACGCGCGAGCACACGCCCAAGGTCGCCGCGATGGTGGAGCGAATCGACGATTTCGACATCATCCTGGTGGACTCCAACCTGGAATCGCTGATTCTGGAGTGCAACCTCATCAAGCTGCACAAGCCGTACTATAACATCCTGCTCAAGGACGACAAGCACTACCCCTACCTGCGCATCGACGTCAGCGAGGACTTTCCGCGCGTGGAGATGGTTCGCCGCGTGGAAAAGGACGGCGCGCGCTACTTCGGCCCCTACATGGGCGGCGGCAGCGTGCGCGAGGTGCTGGACGTGCTGCGCCAGGTGTTTCCGCTGCGCACCTGCACGCGAACCATGAACCCGGACCGCCCGCAGCGCCCCTGCCTGCACCACCAGGTGGGCCAATGCCTGGCTCCCTGCGCGGGACTCGTCACCCGCGACGAATACCACCTGTACGTGGACAAGGTGATCGAATTCCTCTCCGGCAAGAGCGAACCCATCCTGCGCGACCTCAAAAGCCGCATGCAGGAGGCCGCAGCCGCCATGCGCTTTGAGCAGGCGGGCGTCTATCGCGACCGCATCCGCGCGGTGGAAAGCCTGATGGAGCGCCAGAAGGCGATCAACGTGCGCGGCGGGGATCAGGACATCCTGGCCGTCTGGCAGGACGGGCTGGACGCGATGGTGCAGGTGCTGTTCGTGCGCGGCGGACACATGATCGGCGGCGAACACTTCGCGCTCGAGCGCGCGGGCGACCAGCCGGCGGCCGAGGTGCTGGAGAGCTTCATCCCCCAGTTTTACGAGGACGCGCAGATCATCCCCTCCGAGCTGATCGTGCAGTCCCTGACCGAAGGCGCGGGCGAGCTGGAAGGCTACCTCTCCGACCGGCGCGGCGCGAAGGTCACGCTGCGCATGCCGCAGCGCGGCACAAAGCACCAGCTCGTCGAAATGGCCCGCAAGAACGCGCGCGACGCGCTGGAAAAGCGCAACGCGCGCCTGGAAAGCCAGCAGACGCGCACTGTGGGCGCGGCCAAGGCGTTGGGCGAAGCGGTGGGCATGGAAGCCTATCCCCGGCGCATCGAAGGATACGATATCTCCAACACACAGGGCGTGCTCTCCGTGGCGTCGATGGTCGTCTTCATCGACGGCGTGGCCGCCAAGAAGGAATACCGCCACTTCCGCATCAAGACCGTGGTCGGCGCGAACGACTTCGCGTCCATGAACGAGGTCATCACCCGCCGCTTTTCACACGCCAAGAAGGAGCTGGAAGAGCTGCGCTCCGCGGGCCGCGACCCGTCCGAGGGCAAATTCACCGACCTGCCGGATCTGATCTTGATCGACGGCGGCCCGGAACAGCTCGACTTCGCGCGCCGGGCGATGCTGGCGACGGGGTTCAACATCCCCATGTTCGGCCTGGCCAAGCGGCTGGAAGAAATCTTCCTGCCGGGGCAGAAGGAGTCCATCCTGCTCGACCGCCACAGCCCCGCGCTGCACCTCATTCAGCGCGTCCGCGACGAGGCGCACCGCTTCGGCATTACCCACCACCGCAACCTGCGCGGCAAGGCCAGCGTGCACTCCCAGCTCGAGGACATCCCGGGCATCGGCCCCACGCGCAGGCGCGCGCTGCTCACGCACTTCCGCACCCTCGAGGCGATCCGGGAGGCCAGCATCGACGACCTGTGCGCGGTGCAGGGCATGAGCCGTCCGGCGGCGGAGGCCGTGCGCGCCTTCTTCGACGCCAAGGAGCCAAAGGCATGATCCTTGCCCTGCTGCTGACGGCCCTGCTGCTCGGGCCTTCCCAGGCACAGATACAAAAGACGCCCGCATCAGACGCTTTCCTGAGCGCCGTGCGGGCCGTTTCGTCCTTTGAGGGGGCGGATGTTGGCTTCG harbors:
- a CDS encoding ATP-binding cassette domain-containing protein, which translates into the protein MSDQKLEIKNLVKRYGSVTAVDHIDLSIGQGKLFSFLGPSGCGKTTTLRMIAGLETPTEGEIVVDGEVLSDSKRVVLPEKRNMGMVFQSYAVWPHMTVSDNVAYGLKIKKQPRSDIEKKVRETLSLVGLADYQDRYPTQLSGGQQQRVALARALANEPAILLLDEPLCNLDAKLRENMRFEIRTLQQRLGITAVYVTHSQDEALAVSDEIVIMREGRILQQGAPEEIYAHPRSSFVAGFIGLINKLDAEVVSVEESCCRVRLPNGQLLAAAWSDRNLKPGERCNLLIRPENIVFDAWNRDLQYNRLEARIENVSFTGSIVNYFVRVDGIKESCRIQSTPPLRYAAGEKAVCYFTPDACILTKD
- a CDS encoding extracellular solute-binding protein, which produces MKRKLSALICLALLGSLLACVSAGAEAMELTVYYGATLDQMTPVLNAFQAKYPDVKLKSYRAANEELAATMEMETRSGNPQFDVVVQGNGPVITLQGKYGCFEPFACASAEAIAEGLRDPDGIMTPVGTGFYVIIYNTNLVGAEEAPASFKDLMDPKWENAITLADPTSSSSVYTLIWMMTQYLDQETYGWNFFEKMQELNANYVASHGTIGELVSMGERKVGIQVMATAGTSLKKGDPIAIVYPEEGMPSEINVAAIRKDTPNQEAAGLFVDFLLSEEGQKMVAENLGWIPVRTDLKDYALADGTPLSEIKLISRDVSWVTEKKSEVLDKFAEIRD
- a CDS encoding UTRA domain-containing protein, whose protein sequence is MRNRLSFDPEILKQWKGRIDREIPTPLYYQLKLLITEMIDAGRLRHGDALPTEAELSEALEISRPTIRQCMQELVAEGYLTRQKGKGTFVSQKKIEINYIAKHESFHEIISKYGYTPFTRVLSFRQIAPEPSINEILQLPPDEPLYSLVRLCMANDAPMLFSESYTQASRFPGLLQYDFSKVSLYATMKEVYHSPVAVVRREVSAANANQADAGMLEIPKGRAICMVYNLAFDEQNRPIEYSISRYRSEVIKFTNYMKC
- a CDS encoding methylated-DNA--[protein]-cysteine S-methyltransferase → MQRPYFDVGEACSRVNFFEKVYEIVRSIPPGRVMSYGQVARLAGNPRMARQVGWALHALSSADGVPWQRVVQKDGRIAGRYEEGGVGLQRALLEAEGVRFDAQGRILQEYRIELGECDRCPGALAARARPGTKKST
- a CDS encoding GNAT family N-acetyltransferase produces the protein MIRGKLLRPGSDISQALHVRDAVFVREQGYSAALEHDEIDRISWHALVYDQADASGEPVGDACGTGRIWWQDGEFHLGRIAVLREKRGQGLGDLLMRMLLFKAKEHGARSVALSAQLQAVPFYARYGFVPFGEQILDEGVPHQRMRVMGDQINLEGTCCKRGAQDQR
- a CDS encoding DUF896 domain-containing protein yields the protein MEHEKILRINELARKKRTVGLTPEELSEQQVLRAQYLSEFRQNMEETLKAVRVEQQDGTYAPLKKKQ
- a CDS encoding DUF1292 domain-containing protein, whose product is MNQDDLQQEERDIVEFSDEDGNKLLLEVMDYFFYNGEEYAVLCDADEEACDCECDDDACECDCEHEHTVYIMKVVSTTSEDGEEMEEFIPPDEALLDQLIEVVQTRFTEDDDVEDEDPEA
- the uvrC gene encoding excinuclease ABC subunit UvrC, which codes for MNDLLRLKIQKLPDSPGCYMMKSQGQIIYVGKAKNLKNRVRSYFQTREHTPKVAAMVERIDDFDIILVDSNLESLILECNLIKLHKPYYNILLKDDKHYPYLRIDVSEDFPRVEMVRRVEKDGARYFGPYMGGGSVREVLDVLRQVFPLRTCTRTMNPDRPQRPCLHHQVGQCLAPCAGLVTRDEYHLYVDKVIEFLSGKSEPILRDLKSRMQEAAAAMRFEQAGVYRDRIRAVESLMERQKAINVRGGDQDILAVWQDGLDAMVQVLFVRGGHMIGGEHFALERAGDQPAAEVLESFIPQFYEDAQIIPSELIVQSLTEGAGELEGYLSDRRGAKVTLRMPQRGTKHQLVEMARKNARDALEKRNARLESQQTRTVGAAKALGEAVGMEAYPRRIEGYDISNTQGVLSVASMVVFIDGVAAKKEYRHFRIKTVVGANDFASMNEVITRRFSHAKKELEELRSAGRDPSEGKFTDLPDLILIDGGPEQLDFARRAMLATGFNIPMFGLAKRLEEIFLPGQKESILLDRHSPALHLIQRVRDEAHRFGITHHRNLRGKASVHSQLEDIPGIGPTRRRALLTHFRTLEAIREASIDDLCAVQGMSRPAAEAVRAFFDAKEPKA